A window from Triticum aestivum cultivar Chinese Spring chromosome 6D, IWGSC CS RefSeq v2.1, whole genome shotgun sequence encodes these proteins:
- the LOC123143794 gene encoding pathogenesis-related homeodomain protein isoform X2 has product MNNSDKKSACSIPRRSSERRKQSSSELVSSAKKPTRHNTSSSYKPDHCSPPKRTVRTVRNVNLAKYIKNKYYRSPLSKRQASNAATGKTATGPVRRRNRKRRRHNTDCDEATRMERRARYLLVKIKSEQNLIDAYSGDGWNGHSREKLKPEKELQRAKKQIIKCKIAIRDIIHQLDLYSSSGSMEDSVMPPDESINPDNTICSRCKSPESVPNNKFIFCEGACKMAYHEKCSEPPLDKSLPTGGPGWLCKFCLCKMNILEAVNAHLGTSLTVMCPSKDIFKEATKQMDSEDGLGEDWLSEYSGDEDYDPEENDFTSSSLDSGEESISDQSNCSGSPLYSPNDDIPGFISADFTDAEGFYHTNSNLGIDSDDDDVAEMLTYQRPKREVGALTAFHPSQEMFGKLTENEKQSEDEDWGTNNRRKKRRVDSAGVGVKSAEGSLDVKSNEKAQPQRRKLFRIPPEAVQVLRKSFAESELPTREVKENLSTELGISFEKIDKWFKNTRCAALRDRKAEGNSRVAGPSKRSRQSAGKSGSSGKIDPVDNSYLLPVPEIISVPTHPQGIPERKPESTSRTARRRVHDKGAPLCPPAPTEVKESTSPTTKPGLNPSHVADRIINTEHRAASREDPVAFSDDPFFDAILSYPTINTNDRAVSREDPVAFSDDPFLDVMLANRDIYTEERAASHEDLRRPSSDQPFLDVIQNVCGLEHRLQRLKGDMLSSAAAPGGAGTAERDLQNQLVVLVPTAELKDKSQPSI; this is encoded by the exons ATGAATAATTCAGACAAGAAGTCGGCATGCTCCATTCCTAGAAGATcatcagaacggaggaaacagtcCTCTTCTGAGTTGGTTTCTTCAGCAAAAAAGCCAACTCGCCACAATACCTCCAGCAGTTATAAGCCAGATCATTGTTCTCCTCCCAAGAGAACAGTAAGAACAGTCAGGAATGTTAATCTGGCAAAATATATAAAGAACAAGTATTATCGTAGTCCTCTGAGCAAGCGGCAGGCTTCAAATGCTGCTACTGGAAAAACTGCGACAGGACCAGTCAGGAGGAGGAACCGGAAACGGAGAAGGCACAATACTGATTGTGATGAGGCAACTCGCATGGAAAGAAGGGCGAGATATTTGCTGGTCAAAATAAAATCGGAGCAGAATTTAATAGATGCATACTCTGGAGATGGCTGGAATGGGCACAG CCGAGAGAAATTAAAGCCAGAGAAGGAGCTACAGCGTGCTAAGAAACAGATCATTAAATGCAAAATTGCTATCCGTGATATTATCCATCAACTTGATTTGTATAGTTCTAGTGGGAGCATGGAAGATTCCGTGATGCCTCCAGATGAGTCTATTAACCCTGATAAT ACCATATGTTCAAGATGCAAGTCTCCTGAATCAGTTCCCAACAATAAATTTATCTTCTGTGAAGGGGCCTGCAAAATGGCATACCATGAGAAATGTTCAGAACCTCCTCTAGACAAAA GTCTTCCTACTGGTGGTCCTGGATGGCTTTGTAAATTCTGTTTGtgcaagatgaacattttagaagctGTAAATGCACATTTGGGAACAAGCCTTACAGTGATGTGTCCCTCTAaa GATATTTTTAAGGAAGCAACTAAACAGATGGACTCTGAGGATGGACTAGGAGAGGATTGGTTATCTGAGTATTCAGGTGATGAGGACTATGACCCTGAAGAAAATGACTTCACAAGCAGCAGCCTGGATAGTGGTGAAGAAAGTATATCTGATCAGTCCAATTGTTCAGGAAGTCCGCTTTATTCTCCAAACGATGATATTCCAGGCTTTATATCAGCAGATTTCACTGATGCGGAAGGATTCTACCACACCAATTCAAATTTAGGAATTGattctgatgatgatgatgttgccgAGATGCTTACCTACCAAAGGCCAAAGAGAGAG GTTGGGGCTTTAACTGCTTTTCACCCTTCACAGGAAATGTTTGGAAAGCTGACTGAGAATGAAAAGCAGAGTGAAGATGAAGATTGGGGTACTAATAATAGGAGAAAGAAAAGAAGAGTGGATTCAGCTGGTGTTGGAGTTAAGTCTGCCGAGGGTTCCTTAGATGTAAAATCGAATGAGAAAGCCCAACCGCAGAGGAGAAAACTCTTCAGAATTCCACCTGAGGCAGTTCag GTACTACGCAAATCTTTTGCTGAAAGTGAGCTTCCAACCCGGGAGGTGAAAGAGAATCTCTCAACAGAATTGGGTATTTCTTTTGAAAAG ATTGACAAGTGGTTCAAAAATACAAGGTGTGCTGCTCTAAGAGATCGGAAG GCTGAAGGAAATAGTCGTGTTGCTGGTCCCAGCAAAAGATCGAGACAGAGTGCAGGGAAATCTGGAAGTTCAGGCAAGATTGATCCAGTGGACAATTCATATCTTCTTCCTGTGCCTGAAATCATCAGTGTACCTACACATCCACAAGGGATTCCTGAGAGGAAGCCCGAATCAACTAGTAGAACTGCAAGGAGGCGGGTACACGATAAAGGAGCTCCCTTGTGTCCGCCCGCGCCCACCGAAGTCAAG GAGAGTACATCACCTACAACCAAGCCTGGCTTGAATCCTAGCCATGTAGCAGATCGCATCATCAACACCGAGCATAGAGCTGCTTCTCGGGAGGATCCAGTGGCCTTCTCGGACGACCCATTCTTTGATGCGATCCTATCATATCccaccatcaacaccaacgacagaGCTGTTTCTCGGGAGGATCCGGTGGCCTTCTCAGACGATCCTTTCCTGGATGTGATGCTAGCAAACCGTGACATCTATACCGAGGAGAGAGCCGCTTCTCACGAGGACCTGAGGCGGCCTTCCAGCGACCAGCCTTTCTTGGATGTGATCCAGAACGTGTGCGGACTCGAGCATAGGCTGCAGAGACTCAAGGGGGACATGCTATCATCAGCAGCAGCACCAGGCGGCGCTGGAACCGCGGAGCGTGACTTGCAGAACCAACTGGTGGTTCTCGTGCCGACTGCCGAGCTGAAGGACAAATCACAGCCTAGCATCTGA
- the LOC123143794 gene encoding pathogenesis-related homeodomain protein isoform X1: protein MNNSDKKSACSIPRRSSERRKQSSSELVSSAKKPTRHNTSSSYKPDHCSPPKRTVRTVRNVNLAKYIKNKYYRSPLSKRQASNAATGKTATGPVRRRNRKRRRHNTDCDEATRMERRARYLLVKIKSEQNLIDAYSGDGWNGHSREKLKPEKELQRAKKQIIKCKIAIRDIIHQLDLYSSSGSMEDSVMPPDESINPDNTICSRCKSPESVPNNKFIFCEGACKMAYHEKCSEPPLDKSLPTGGPGWLCKFCLCKMNILEAVNAHLGTSLTVMCPSKDIFKEATKQMDSEDGLGEDWLSEYSGDEDYDPEENDFTSSSLDSGEESISDQSNCSGSPLYSPNDDIPGFISADFTDAEGFYHTNSNLGIDSDDDDVAEMLTYQRPKREVDYKRLNEVGALTAFHPSQEMFGKLTENEKQSEDEDWGTNNRRKKRRVDSAGVGVKSAEGSLDVKSNEKAQPQRRKLFRIPPEAVQVLRKSFAESELPTREVKENLSTELGISFEKIDKWFKNTRCAALRDRKAEGNSRVAGPSKRSRQSAGKSGSSGKIDPVDNSYLLPVPEIISVPTHPQGIPERKPESTSRTARRRVHDKGAPLCPPAPTEVKESTSPTTKPGLNPSHVADRIINTEHRAASREDPVAFSDDPFFDAILSYPTINTNDRAVSREDPVAFSDDPFLDVMLANRDIYTEERAASHEDLRRPSSDQPFLDVIQNVCGLEHRLQRLKGDMLSSAAAPGGAGTAERDLQNQLVVLVPTAELKDKSQPSI from the exons ATGAATAATTCAGACAAGAAGTCGGCATGCTCCATTCCTAGAAGATcatcagaacggaggaaacagtcCTCTTCTGAGTTGGTTTCTTCAGCAAAAAAGCCAACTCGCCACAATACCTCCAGCAGTTATAAGCCAGATCATTGTTCTCCTCCCAAGAGAACAGTAAGAACAGTCAGGAATGTTAATCTGGCAAAATATATAAAGAACAAGTATTATCGTAGTCCTCTGAGCAAGCGGCAGGCTTCAAATGCTGCTACTGGAAAAACTGCGACAGGACCAGTCAGGAGGAGGAACCGGAAACGGAGAAGGCACAATACTGATTGTGATGAGGCAACTCGCATGGAAAGAAGGGCGAGATATTTGCTGGTCAAAATAAAATCGGAGCAGAATTTAATAGATGCATACTCTGGAGATGGCTGGAATGGGCACAG CCGAGAGAAATTAAAGCCAGAGAAGGAGCTACAGCGTGCTAAGAAACAGATCATTAAATGCAAAATTGCTATCCGTGATATTATCCATCAACTTGATTTGTATAGTTCTAGTGGGAGCATGGAAGATTCCGTGATGCCTCCAGATGAGTCTATTAACCCTGATAAT ACCATATGTTCAAGATGCAAGTCTCCTGAATCAGTTCCCAACAATAAATTTATCTTCTGTGAAGGGGCCTGCAAAATGGCATACCATGAGAAATGTTCAGAACCTCCTCTAGACAAAA GTCTTCCTACTGGTGGTCCTGGATGGCTTTGTAAATTCTGTTTGtgcaagatgaacattttagaagctGTAAATGCACATTTGGGAACAAGCCTTACAGTGATGTGTCCCTCTAaa GATATTTTTAAGGAAGCAACTAAACAGATGGACTCTGAGGATGGACTAGGAGAGGATTGGTTATCTGAGTATTCAGGTGATGAGGACTATGACCCTGAAGAAAATGACTTCACAAGCAGCAGCCTGGATAGTGGTGAAGAAAGTATATCTGATCAGTCCAATTGTTCAGGAAGTCCGCTTTATTCTCCAAACGATGATATTCCAGGCTTTATATCAGCAGATTTCACTGATGCGGAAGGATTCTACCACACCAATTCAAATTTAGGAATTGattctgatgatgatgatgttgccgAGATGCTTACCTACCAAAGGCCAAAGAGAGAGGTTGATTATAAAAGACTTAATGAG GTTGGGGCTTTAACTGCTTTTCACCCTTCACAGGAAATGTTTGGAAAGCTGACTGAGAATGAAAAGCAGAGTGAAGATGAAGATTGGGGTACTAATAATAGGAGAAAGAAAAGAAGAGTGGATTCAGCTGGTGTTGGAGTTAAGTCTGCCGAGGGTTCCTTAGATGTAAAATCGAATGAGAAAGCCCAACCGCAGAGGAGAAAACTCTTCAGAATTCCACCTGAGGCAGTTCag GTACTACGCAAATCTTTTGCTGAAAGTGAGCTTCCAACCCGGGAGGTGAAAGAGAATCTCTCAACAGAATTGGGTATTTCTTTTGAAAAG ATTGACAAGTGGTTCAAAAATACAAGGTGTGCTGCTCTAAGAGATCGGAAG GCTGAAGGAAATAGTCGTGTTGCTGGTCCCAGCAAAAGATCGAGACAGAGTGCAGGGAAATCTGGAAGTTCAGGCAAGATTGATCCAGTGGACAATTCATATCTTCTTCCTGTGCCTGAAATCATCAGTGTACCTACACATCCACAAGGGATTCCTGAGAGGAAGCCCGAATCAACTAGTAGAACTGCAAGGAGGCGGGTACACGATAAAGGAGCTCCCTTGTGTCCGCCCGCGCCCACCGAAGTCAAG GAGAGTACATCACCTACAACCAAGCCTGGCTTGAATCCTAGCCATGTAGCAGATCGCATCATCAACACCGAGCATAGAGCTGCTTCTCGGGAGGATCCAGTGGCCTTCTCGGACGACCCATTCTTTGATGCGATCCTATCATATCccaccatcaacaccaacgacagaGCTGTTTCTCGGGAGGATCCGGTGGCCTTCTCAGACGATCCTTTCCTGGATGTGATGCTAGCAAACCGTGACATCTATACCGAGGAGAGAGCCGCTTCTCACGAGGACCTGAGGCGGCCTTCCAGCGACCAGCCTTTCTTGGATGTGATCCAGAACGTGTGCGGACTCGAGCATAGGCTGCAGAGACTCAAGGGGGACATGCTATCATCAGCAGCAGCACCAGGCGGCGCTGGAACCGCGGAGCGTGACTTGCAGAACCAACTGGTGGTTCTCGTGCCGACTGCCGAGCTGAAGGACAAATCACAGCCTAGCATCTGA
- the LOC123143794 gene encoding pathogenesis-related homeodomain protein isoform X3 translates to MNNSDKKSACSIPRRSSERRKQSSSELVSSAKKPTRHNTSSSYKPDHCSPPKRTVRTVRNVNLAKYIKNKYYRSPLSKRQASNAATGKTATGPVRRRNRKRRRHNTDCDEATRMERRARYLLVKIKSEQNLIDAYSGDGWNGHSREKLKPEKELQRAKKQIIKCKIAIRDIIHQLDLYSSSGSMEDSVMPPDESINPDNTICSRCKSPESVPNNKFIFCEGACKMAYHEKCSEPPLDKSLPTGGPGWLCKFCLCKMNILEAVNAHLGTSLTVMCPSKDIFKEATKQMDSEDGLGEDWLSEYSGDEDYDPEENDFTSSSLDSGEESISDQSNCSGSPLYSPNDDIPGFISADFTDAEGFYHTNSNLGIDSDDDDVAEMLTYQRPKREVDYKRLNEEMFGKLTENEKQSEDEDWGTNNRRKKRRVDSAGVGVKSAEGSLDVKSNEKAQPQRRKLFRIPPEAVQVLRKSFAESELPTREVKENLSTELGISFEKIDKWFKNTRCAALRDRKAEGNSRVAGPSKRSRQSAGKSGSSGKIDPVDNSYLLPVPEIISVPTHPQGIPERKPESTSRTARRRVHDKGAPLCPPAPTEVKESTSPTTKPGLNPSHVADRIINTEHRAASREDPVAFSDDPFFDAILSYPTINTNDRAVSREDPVAFSDDPFLDVMLANRDIYTEERAASHEDLRRPSSDQPFLDVIQNVCGLEHRLQRLKGDMLSSAAAPGGAGTAERDLQNQLVVLVPTAELKDKSQPSI, encoded by the exons ATGAATAATTCAGACAAGAAGTCGGCATGCTCCATTCCTAGAAGATcatcagaacggaggaaacagtcCTCTTCTGAGTTGGTTTCTTCAGCAAAAAAGCCAACTCGCCACAATACCTCCAGCAGTTATAAGCCAGATCATTGTTCTCCTCCCAAGAGAACAGTAAGAACAGTCAGGAATGTTAATCTGGCAAAATATATAAAGAACAAGTATTATCGTAGTCCTCTGAGCAAGCGGCAGGCTTCAAATGCTGCTACTGGAAAAACTGCGACAGGACCAGTCAGGAGGAGGAACCGGAAACGGAGAAGGCACAATACTGATTGTGATGAGGCAACTCGCATGGAAAGAAGGGCGAGATATTTGCTGGTCAAAATAAAATCGGAGCAGAATTTAATAGATGCATACTCTGGAGATGGCTGGAATGGGCACAG CCGAGAGAAATTAAAGCCAGAGAAGGAGCTACAGCGTGCTAAGAAACAGATCATTAAATGCAAAATTGCTATCCGTGATATTATCCATCAACTTGATTTGTATAGTTCTAGTGGGAGCATGGAAGATTCCGTGATGCCTCCAGATGAGTCTATTAACCCTGATAAT ACCATATGTTCAAGATGCAAGTCTCCTGAATCAGTTCCCAACAATAAATTTATCTTCTGTGAAGGGGCCTGCAAAATGGCATACCATGAGAAATGTTCAGAACCTCCTCTAGACAAAA GTCTTCCTACTGGTGGTCCTGGATGGCTTTGTAAATTCTGTTTGtgcaagatgaacattttagaagctGTAAATGCACATTTGGGAACAAGCCTTACAGTGATGTGTCCCTCTAaa GATATTTTTAAGGAAGCAACTAAACAGATGGACTCTGAGGATGGACTAGGAGAGGATTGGTTATCTGAGTATTCAGGTGATGAGGACTATGACCCTGAAGAAAATGACTTCACAAGCAGCAGCCTGGATAGTGGTGAAGAAAGTATATCTGATCAGTCCAATTGTTCAGGAAGTCCGCTTTATTCTCCAAACGATGATATTCCAGGCTTTATATCAGCAGATTTCACTGATGCGGAAGGATTCTACCACACCAATTCAAATTTAGGAATTGattctgatgatgatgatgttgccgAGATGCTTACCTACCAAAGGCCAAAGAGAGAGGTTGATTATAAAAGACTTAATGAG GAAATGTTTGGAAAGCTGACTGAGAATGAAAAGCAGAGTGAAGATGAAGATTGGGGTACTAATAATAGGAGAAAGAAAAGAAGAGTGGATTCAGCTGGTGTTGGAGTTAAGTCTGCCGAGGGTTCCTTAGATGTAAAATCGAATGAGAAAGCCCAACCGCAGAGGAGAAAACTCTTCAGAATTCCACCTGAGGCAGTTCag GTACTACGCAAATCTTTTGCTGAAAGTGAGCTTCCAACCCGGGAGGTGAAAGAGAATCTCTCAACAGAATTGGGTATTTCTTTTGAAAAG ATTGACAAGTGGTTCAAAAATACAAGGTGTGCTGCTCTAAGAGATCGGAAG GCTGAAGGAAATAGTCGTGTTGCTGGTCCCAGCAAAAGATCGAGACAGAGTGCAGGGAAATCTGGAAGTTCAGGCAAGATTGATCCAGTGGACAATTCATATCTTCTTCCTGTGCCTGAAATCATCAGTGTACCTACACATCCACAAGGGATTCCTGAGAGGAAGCCCGAATCAACTAGTAGAACTGCAAGGAGGCGGGTACACGATAAAGGAGCTCCCTTGTGTCCGCCCGCGCCCACCGAAGTCAAG GAGAGTACATCACCTACAACCAAGCCTGGCTTGAATCCTAGCCATGTAGCAGATCGCATCATCAACACCGAGCATAGAGCTGCTTCTCGGGAGGATCCAGTGGCCTTCTCGGACGACCCATTCTTTGATGCGATCCTATCATATCccaccatcaacaccaacgacagaGCTGTTTCTCGGGAGGATCCGGTGGCCTTCTCAGACGATCCTTTCCTGGATGTGATGCTAGCAAACCGTGACATCTATACCGAGGAGAGAGCCGCTTCTCACGAGGACCTGAGGCGGCCTTCCAGCGACCAGCCTTTCTTGGATGTGATCCAGAACGTGTGCGGACTCGAGCATAGGCTGCAGAGACTCAAGGGGGACATGCTATCATCAGCAGCAGCACCAGGCGGCGCTGGAACCGCGGAGCGTGACTTGCAGAACCAACTGGTGGTTCTCGTGCCGACTGCCGAGCTGAAGGACAAATCACAGCCTAGCATCTGA
- the LOC123143794 gene encoding pathogenesis-related homeodomain protein isoform X4, with protein sequence MNNSDKKSACSIPRRSSERRKQSSSELVSSAKKPTRHNTSSSYKPDHCSPPKRTVRTVRNVNLAKYIKNKYYRSPLSKRQASNAATGKTATGPVRRRNRKRRRHNTDCDEATRMERRARYLLVKIKSEQNLIDAYSGDGWNGHSREKLKPEKELQRAKKQIIKCKIAIRDIIHQLDLYSSSGSMEDSVMPPDESINPDNTICSRCKSPESVPNNKFIFCEGACKMAYHEKCSEPPLDKSLPTGGPGWLCKFCLCKMNILEAVNAHLGTSLTVMCPSKDIFKEATKQMDSEDGLGEDWLSEYSGDEDYDPEENDFTSSSLDSGEESISDQSNCSGSPLYSPNDDIPGFISADFTDAEGFYHTNSNLGIDSDDDDVAEMLTYQRPKREEMFGKLTENEKQSEDEDWGTNNRRKKRRVDSAGVGVKSAEGSLDVKSNEKAQPQRRKLFRIPPEAVQVLRKSFAESELPTREVKENLSTELGISFEKIDKWFKNTRCAALRDRKAEGNSRVAGPSKRSRQSAGKSGSSGKIDPVDNSYLLPVPEIISVPTHPQGIPERKPESTSRTARRRVHDKGAPLCPPAPTEVKESTSPTTKPGLNPSHVADRIINTEHRAASREDPVAFSDDPFFDAILSYPTINTNDRAVSREDPVAFSDDPFLDVMLANRDIYTEERAASHEDLRRPSSDQPFLDVIQNVCGLEHRLQRLKGDMLSSAAAPGGAGTAERDLQNQLVVLVPTAELKDKSQPSI encoded by the exons ATGAATAATTCAGACAAGAAGTCGGCATGCTCCATTCCTAGAAGATcatcagaacggaggaaacagtcCTCTTCTGAGTTGGTTTCTTCAGCAAAAAAGCCAACTCGCCACAATACCTCCAGCAGTTATAAGCCAGATCATTGTTCTCCTCCCAAGAGAACAGTAAGAACAGTCAGGAATGTTAATCTGGCAAAATATATAAAGAACAAGTATTATCGTAGTCCTCTGAGCAAGCGGCAGGCTTCAAATGCTGCTACTGGAAAAACTGCGACAGGACCAGTCAGGAGGAGGAACCGGAAACGGAGAAGGCACAATACTGATTGTGATGAGGCAACTCGCATGGAAAGAAGGGCGAGATATTTGCTGGTCAAAATAAAATCGGAGCAGAATTTAATAGATGCATACTCTGGAGATGGCTGGAATGGGCACAG CCGAGAGAAATTAAAGCCAGAGAAGGAGCTACAGCGTGCTAAGAAACAGATCATTAAATGCAAAATTGCTATCCGTGATATTATCCATCAACTTGATTTGTATAGTTCTAGTGGGAGCATGGAAGATTCCGTGATGCCTCCAGATGAGTCTATTAACCCTGATAAT ACCATATGTTCAAGATGCAAGTCTCCTGAATCAGTTCCCAACAATAAATTTATCTTCTGTGAAGGGGCCTGCAAAATGGCATACCATGAGAAATGTTCAGAACCTCCTCTAGACAAAA GTCTTCCTACTGGTGGTCCTGGATGGCTTTGTAAATTCTGTTTGtgcaagatgaacattttagaagctGTAAATGCACATTTGGGAACAAGCCTTACAGTGATGTGTCCCTCTAaa GATATTTTTAAGGAAGCAACTAAACAGATGGACTCTGAGGATGGACTAGGAGAGGATTGGTTATCTGAGTATTCAGGTGATGAGGACTATGACCCTGAAGAAAATGACTTCACAAGCAGCAGCCTGGATAGTGGTGAAGAAAGTATATCTGATCAGTCCAATTGTTCAGGAAGTCCGCTTTATTCTCCAAACGATGATATTCCAGGCTTTATATCAGCAGATTTCACTGATGCGGAAGGATTCTACCACACCAATTCAAATTTAGGAATTGattctgatgatgatgatgttgccgAGATGCTTACCTACCAAAGGCCAAAGAGAGAG GAAATGTTTGGAAAGCTGACTGAGAATGAAAAGCAGAGTGAAGATGAAGATTGGGGTACTAATAATAGGAGAAAGAAAAGAAGAGTGGATTCAGCTGGTGTTGGAGTTAAGTCTGCCGAGGGTTCCTTAGATGTAAAATCGAATGAGAAAGCCCAACCGCAGAGGAGAAAACTCTTCAGAATTCCACCTGAGGCAGTTCag GTACTACGCAAATCTTTTGCTGAAAGTGAGCTTCCAACCCGGGAGGTGAAAGAGAATCTCTCAACAGAATTGGGTATTTCTTTTGAAAAG ATTGACAAGTGGTTCAAAAATACAAGGTGTGCTGCTCTAAGAGATCGGAAG GCTGAAGGAAATAGTCGTGTTGCTGGTCCCAGCAAAAGATCGAGACAGAGTGCAGGGAAATCTGGAAGTTCAGGCAAGATTGATCCAGTGGACAATTCATATCTTCTTCCTGTGCCTGAAATCATCAGTGTACCTACACATCCACAAGGGATTCCTGAGAGGAAGCCCGAATCAACTAGTAGAACTGCAAGGAGGCGGGTACACGATAAAGGAGCTCCCTTGTGTCCGCCCGCGCCCACCGAAGTCAAG GAGAGTACATCACCTACAACCAAGCCTGGCTTGAATCCTAGCCATGTAGCAGATCGCATCATCAACACCGAGCATAGAGCTGCTTCTCGGGAGGATCCAGTGGCCTTCTCGGACGACCCATTCTTTGATGCGATCCTATCATATCccaccatcaacaccaacgacagaGCTGTTTCTCGGGAGGATCCGGTGGCCTTCTCAGACGATCCTTTCCTGGATGTGATGCTAGCAAACCGTGACATCTATACCGAGGAGAGAGCCGCTTCTCACGAGGACCTGAGGCGGCCTTCCAGCGACCAGCCTTTCTTGGATGTGATCCAGAACGTGTGCGGACTCGAGCATAGGCTGCAGAGACTCAAGGGGGACATGCTATCATCAGCAGCAGCACCAGGCGGCGCTGGAACCGCGGAGCGTGACTTGCAGAACCAACTGGTGGTTCTCGTGCCGACTGCCGAGCTGAAGGACAAATCACAGCCTAGCATCTGA